GTCTAATTTTACGTCCTCTCCTGTTTGCTGGTGTACCGTGCACTTTTATACGTACTCAGATGTTAAGCTCGTGGTAAAGACTAAAGATACAAATGTTGCTATGTGAAATAGATTGATACAAATGTTGTTATGTGTATGTAATTAAACCCACACCCAATGTTCCCTAATTACCATGTCGGCTCATTTGGTATTCGATCATAAATGATGTCAACAagaatgaatttgtatgtaaatttgtaagaaAAATCAATATTTATTCTCATATTAATGTTAGTTCACTCAAAAACATCAAGTTAGAGATAAGTTTTCATTACCGTGGGCATTATGATGttaatttctatttttctttGCCAAAAAACACTAAGGGGCGTTTGGTTGAGGGTTTTCAGGAATGGGAAAGGGAACCAACACCTCCcattccctttgttgttgtttgtttgtccttttcaatcattttatttACCCCTCTCATTCCCCAATTTCCCTCTACCATGATTCCCCCTCCCCCCCTAGGGTATCAACCCTACCCCCAAACTCCTCTTCAGCTCATCTTCCTTGACCAACCTATACACCACACCACTGCCCAACTCCAATACCACAAATGCCACCCTCGCAACAACCACCACCCGTAACCACCCCGAAATCAACCACCACCACTCGCACCACTCTgaaaccaaccaccaccacccacaACAGCCCCTAATGTAATAACCCCTTTATCAGCGTCTGTTTGGGCCCATATACATGGTCAACCCAACTCGGCATAAAAAGACGAAAATGCCCTTGAGTCTTAGGAGCCAAGAAGGACAGTTGTTCGTCAGAAGTAGACATAATTACATAATTACCCCGTGTAATCATATAAATACTCTGCTGTAATCATTAAAAAGATCTATCTAATCATTACCTTAAAAAGCAAATcagtctctctctctctaactcTTCTCACTTAACAACAACTTATCTCATTTTAATACGAAGATTCCTCGGATACATTCGAGGACTATCTAAAAACGGAAACTCAGGTGGTCGGATATAAGGAAATCACGGTCAAATACGTCATCGGTTAAGTTAATTCCCGAGTTATTACATTCACAGTTTCTCCGGCtgaaacagtttggcgccgtctgtggggaacgCTTAACAAAAAGCCATGGTGAACACTAGACGTGCTCGACGACCGTCACCCATTCGACATACCTCACCTACCCAGTCACCCTCTCAAGGAAGGTCCTCGGCCCCCAGACATGTGGACGATCGGTCGCGTCATGGTCCAACGCTGTCCTCTCGACACGATCACGTGCTCGAGTCGATCCATGCCAGTGACCCGCAACCTCACGGAGAAGTCGAGGGACCTTTGCCCGTCACACAGGAAGACTTAAGGAGACTGGCTGAACAGTTCAACGACACTTTAGAGCGCAGCCTCAGGGCCGCCGTGTTGAACCTCCGGGATGGTAATGAAGGCCCATCTCGACCTAGGGGGCAACCAGGGTCATCGGAGGAGGTCTTAGCCCAACGGGAGACAAGGTCACGCCCCCGGCCCCCCAGAAGCACACTCTCTACGAGAGGCCCTCCTCGGTCCGAAAGAGACCATGAACCACTACTGAACCTTCCTCGACACCCAGGGGAACATCAGACTTCGAGAAGCCTCCCCCCGCCACCCCAGAGGCATGGCCGAAGCGATGCTCGAAATGTGATCGTCCAGCGAAGACTCAGGAGAGGTGAGCTCGACGGCCGCGAAATCATCAACTCTCGAAGAATCGAGGGGAGACAGGGAGATGCCgaggggatttctgctcgctcTCAACATGAGAGTTCGAGAAGATCCCTTGATCACCCTCGACATTCCCTCACCCCAGTGGAAACTCCAAGATCTCGGCACGGATCCTCTCGAGAACGAGATCAAGAAGAAAACTCAATCACATCTGGAAGAGGGGCTGATAGACACACCCGAACAGAGAGAGAACCTCCTCGGACTGGGAGACGAGAGCCAACTCCCCCTCGAGACGAGGTGCAACTCGGCAACCTCAGCTTCCTAAGTCCTTTTAGCAGACAGATCATTGAAGCACCGACCCCGAACAAAGTCAAGGTGCCTTCCATCGACCCATATGATGGCACCTCTGACCCGAACGACCATATGGATGCCTACAAGGCCCGAATGACTGTCCAAACAGGAGATGAAGCGGCATGGTGCAGGTTTTTCCCGGCCACTCTCAAAGGGATGGCCCTCTCATGGTTCTCTGGGCTATCGGCTGGTGTCATCACAAGATTCTCAGTGCTCGAAGCTCTATTTAAGTCACAGTTCATTGCCGGACAAGTATACAAGAAGACCAGTATGCATCTCATGTCCGTCCGACAACAACCCAACGAAAGTCTCAAGGAATACATTAAGAGATTCAATGACGAGTCCCTGAACATACCGAACTTGCAAGATTCCGTTGCCTTCACCGCACTCATGACCGGGCTAAAGGCAGGAAGCCGATTTCGTTGGGTCTTGGCCGACGAGCAAATATCAACCCTGCCCCAAGCAATGGTCCGGGCACAAAGGTACATTCAGTCCGCGGAAATCTGCAATCCGTCGGTCGAAACTGACCTTAAGAGGAAAAAAGAGGTTGTTGGAcgggaaaaagaaaagagaccCAAAGAGACTGATAACGGAAATGACCCTCGGTACAACAGTAACAGGAGGGAGATATACCTTGACATCAAGGAAAAGTCATTGTTGCCAAGTCCGACCCCGATCAGGACCCCCGCGTCCAAAAGAGACAAGAGCCTCTGGTGTGAGTTTCACAAAGAGTGCGGACACACTACCAAGGACTGTCGAGAATTGAAAAGGGCCTTGGACAGACTGGCCGACGAGGGAAAGTTGAACAAATTTTTGAAGGGCTCCTCCTCTGACAAGAAGGAAGATAACAAGGGATCAGATGTCCATAGTGATCACACCGAGGGATATGTTGGGGTGATAGCAGGGTGGTAAAGAAGCCGAACGGAACCTGGCACCTACAACCTCGTCGACACCAAAGACAAGCAACTTCCTCGACCATGGAATGCCGACAACCTTAAGAAATTCTACATCTAAAGTGTCTGGTATGTATTTAAGTTTCAATGATGTAATAGGGGCATGGTAGGGGCATTGACGCCAAATGATAAGTAATTTCATCATTGTAATAAATAAAGTGTAAGGCTATGTTGAATGAAACGAAAGAAAATTTTGAGCCAAAATCTCGAAAAGTACTTAGATTTAGTTTCTTAACAAAGTTCCTCTACGAAGGATCAAATACAGTTCAATATCAATGTTCCTCTACTTCAAAGATTACATTATACTAGGCGCGAAAAGAAAGCAACAAAAGCAACACAAGAAAATAACAACCATCCGCCTAAGGGTCGACGACATCAACATGGCTACCAGCGTCATCATCACCACTGCTGCTCGAATCAGAACCCGAAGTACTAGCAGAATCAGAATCAGACGAATCGCCCTTGCCTCCATCGACCTTGTCCTGAGCAACCAGCTGAGCTCTGAGATCCTCTCGCTCCTTGGCCAAGATAGAATCATACTTTCCTTGTATCTCATCCCAACCTACATTGGGCGCAAACTCAGCCAAAGCAAGCTGAACTCGACGCAATGTGGCGGAAGTAACAACAGAAGTCGCCTCAAGGCCTATCTCAACATTATGAGCCTCACCCTCCTCGGAATTCTTCCACTCTTCGATGATCCTCTCCTTCAGACGGTTCTGCGAACTCAAAAGCTCACCAATCCTAGCATCGGAAGTCTTAAGCCGACCCTTGACGGCCTCTAACTCAGCTTTCACATCCTTCAGCGCCCGGTTAACGGAATCACGCTGGCTCGTGAGAATCGTCGAATCTTCCTTGGCTTTGGCAAGATCAACCTTGGCCTGTTGGAG
This Spinacia oleracea cultivar Varoflay chromosome 6, BTI_SOV_V1, whole genome shotgun sequence DNA region includes the following protein-coding sequences:
- the LOC110802481 gene encoding uncharacterized protein codes for the protein MSRAMGELFTPADDAHLSSLGKSEIDALHESWAEFSIRMTAYTRRCYSGDSDEVERLRDEIGKLQEKEKMHLSEVSELKKKLHWTESELDRAKRCIKNDEGELQQAKVDLAKAKEDSTILTSQRDSVNRALKDVKAELEAVKGRLKTSDARIGELLSSQNRLKERIIEEWKNSEEGEAHNVEIGLEATSVVTSATLRRVQLALAEFAPNVGWDEIQGKYDSILAKEREDLRAQLVAQDKVDGGKGDSSDSDSASTSGSDSSSSGDDDAGSHVDVVDP